CGGCTGCTGGGTCGGCGCTTGCGGCGTCGCGGGCTGAACCGGAGCCGCCGGGTCGGATGCGGCTGCCGCTGGCGGTTGCGCGGGAGCGGGCTCGGACGCCAGGGGAGCTTCCGCAGGAGGCGGCTCCGCGACGGGCTGCGATTCCGTAGCCGGCGGGGTCGTGGCCGCTGCCGCGGGCGGTTCGACCCGCGCCACGGCTTCTCCGGCATCATCGGCGGGCTGACCGGCAGCGGATTGATCGGTGGTAGTCTCGGTGCCGGCAGACGGCTCCGGCGTGAGCACCGTCTCGGTCTGGCCGGGTTGCGCCGACTCGGGCGTGGACGGTCCGAGAACGCCGCTCATATAAAGAGCGGCGCCTCCGAGCACGACGACCAGCGATGCGGCGATCGCCACGATGGCTGCTTTGCCCGTGTGCTGCTTCGGCGGCGGACCGGACGCGGGCGTGCCCTCCCGTTTCTCGTCCAGCCATGCAGGCCGGACATGCGCGACGAAAGGCGGCGCTTCACCGCCGTGTGCGGAAGAATCCCCGGCTTGTGGCGACGGTTCGTGCGCTGGTTGGTGAGCAGCCTCCGCGACAGGTTCGGGTGTTGGCCACGACGCTGCGGTCGGCACGGGGTCGGCGGCAGGCGGGGGAACTTGCGCCACCGGATCGGCCGCAGGCGGAACCGTGCGCGGCAGGGCGGTGACATCGACGCCGCGCGCCATCTCCGCGACCGCCGCCATGCTCGCCGGCCGGTCCTGCGGCCGGGGCTGCAACATGGCTTCGAGGATCGGGCGTATGCTTTCGTCAATCGCGGAAAGAGCCGGCACGACGCGCCGCTTCTCCACGATTTCCACCTGAGTGCCGCCCATGTCGATCGGCTCGGCCAGAAGGGCGGCGGCGATCACCAGCCCGAGGCTGTAGATGTCGGACTGCTCGGTGATCTCGGCCCCGAAGAGACCCAGCTGCTCGGGAGAAACATAATTGTACTTGCCGGCGAACTTGCCGCCGATCAGCGTTTCGCCGCCGACGGTGGCGGAGCGAGCAATGCCGAAATCGATGATCTTGGCACGCTCCACCCTGCCGCCCGGCAGGATGATGTTGTCGGGCGAAAGATCGCGATGCACGATGCCGGCCTCGTGCGCGGCCGCCAGTCCCGAGGCGAGCCGGGCGCAAAGCTTGCGCGCCTGGTCAGCCGACATGGGTCCGCGCTTCATGAGGTCGACCAGCGACTCGCCGTCCACGAACTCCATGGCGAGATACGGCCGGCCGATGCCGGCATCGATGGTGAAGACGTGGTAGCGGACGATGGCGTCGTGGGCGAGATGGTTGAGGATCGACGCTTCCTTGCGAAACAGCGACAGGATGGTCGGGTCGCGGGCGAGTTCCGGCAGCACGATCTTGATCGCGACCGGATCGCCGGTCTGGATGTTGTGGCCGCGATAGACCTCGCCCATGCCGCCGAAGGCGATGCGCTCGTCGAGTTCGTAGATGCCGCTGAGCTGCGTGCCGACCGTGGCTTCGGCGACCTGCGGCAGGATCTGGGTTTTCTCGTCGCTGCTCATAGGGCGTGACCATTGCCGGCATAGGCGGCGGATTTTCGATGGGTCGATGGCATATTGGCGGCATCGAGCATGCGGACGACGATAATGGTCACATTGTCGGTGCCGCCGCGCGCCAGCACCATCTGCAGCAGCGCCTCGCAGGCCTGCTGCGGCGAGCCTCCCGCGACGGCGCTGAGTATCTCGTCGTCGGACACATGCGCCGTCAGCCCGTCCGTACCGAGCACGAAAGTGTCGCCGGGCTGCAGTTCTCCCTGCGCGATGTCGACGTCGATGTCGTCGCTCACGCCCACGGCCCTTGTGATGACGTTTCGCCGGGGCCAGTTGCGCGCCTCGTCGGCCGTGATGACGCCGCGGTCGAGCAGTTCTTGGACCTCCGTGTGGTCGCGCGACACCTGCGAGATGGCGTCGTCGCGGACGAGATAGACGCGGCTGTCGCCCGACCAGAGGCAGGCGAAACGTCCGTCGATGGCGAGCAGCGCTGCGACGGTGGAGCCGATGGTCACGCCGCGCTCCTGCGCGACACGCCGGATCTCCGCATGGGCGCGCGCCAGCCGGTCCTCGAAACGGGCGCGCAGATCCGGCGCCGAGGTGGCGATGCCCATCGTTGCCAGATGCTCCACGATGCTCGCCGAGGCGACCTCGCCGGCATCGTGGCCGCCCATGCCGTCCGCCACGAGCCAGAGCCCGCTTTGCGGCTCGACGAGGAAATTGTCCTCGTTCAACGGGCGGACGCAGCCAGCATGGCTGACGGCGTAGCTGTCGGACTGAAAGGAAAGCTGGCTCACCTTGTCTGCCCTTGCCCGAAATC
The window above is part of the Rhizobiaceae bacterium genome. Proteins encoded here:
- a CDS encoding protein phosphatase 2C domain-containing protein, translating into MSQLSFQSDSYAVSHAGCVRPLNEDNFLVEPQSGLWLVADGMGGHDAGEVASASIVEHLATMGIATSAPDLRARFEDRLARAHAEIRRVAQERGVTIGSTVAALLAIDGRFACLWSGDSRVYLVRDDAISQVSRDHTEVQELLDRGVITADEARNWPRRNVITRAVGVSDDIDVDIAQGELQPGDTFVLGTDGLTAHVSDDEILSAVAGGSPQQACEALLQMVLARGGTDNVTIIVVRMLDAANMPSTHRKSAAYAGNGHAL
- a CDS encoding protein kinase, translated to MSSDEKTQILPQVAEATVGTQLSGIYELDERIAFGGMGEVYRGHNIQTGDPVAIKIVLPELARDPTILSLFRKEASILNHLAHDAIVRYHVFTIDAGIGRPYLAMEFVDGESLVDLMKRGPMSADQARKLCARLASGLAAAHEAGIVHRDLSPDNIILPGGRVERAKIIDFGIARSATVGGETLIGGKFAGKYNYVSPEQLGLFGAEITEQSDIYSLGLVIAAALLAEPIDMGGTQVEIVEKRRVVPALSAIDESIRPILEAMLQPRPQDRPASMAAVAEMARGVDVTALPRTVPPAADPVAQVPPPAADPVPTAASWPTPEPVAEAAHQPAHEPSPQAGDSSAHGGEAPPFVAHVRPAWLDEKREGTPASGPPPKQHTGKAAIVAIAASLVVVLGGAALYMSGVLGPSTPESAQPGQTETVLTPEPSAGTETTTDQSAAGQPADDAGEAVARVEPPAAAATTPPATESQPVAEPPPAEAPLASEPAPAQPPAAAASDPAAPVQPATPQAPTQQPQPEPAVTEAALQPTAAPPATEALDDVARRISWVRDYSGGDCFYATALAATDKAIEIEGFGTDVQPFMQLLNSFQSEFRIEPDVGVRLIEQPQCVVANFLRDLPRSSAGAPDLTLDRTSVPNGTPVSGTLSDLGGRKPEMLLIDHKGMAFNLNSRLSGTGDGRSFSVPIGLSAADQAARKVVPQMIIVLASADGIKAAEFSAPVPAADVLPKILDEMRSNGDAAATAKYFRLGG